In Acinetobacter pittii, one genomic interval encodes:
- a CDS encoding HPP family protein: MSVIQREWLQILKPNFKVLPLKERLLCGIGALCGLAISSLISWYVLGGINAWYIAPMGASSVLLFAVPTSPLAQPWNVIVGNTLAGIIGVACAQWIPDLTTAFSVAVGFAIFLMMTTDSLHPPSGAVAITAVLGGAAIHKLGFYFVFYPVLLNSLLLLGFAVFFNRLIGRHYPVTAHLNERSKDPTPTQKVSIQPKDIEYALEHHTELLDISQYDLEKIILEAQEHANERMVNQYVCQDIMSRDVIKLHEDDDIHQALDKFKQVNLMSLPVVNAENHLVGTLALYEVVEWFKGAADPRNSWQHYVKQIMSRRVVTVLPTQPIQDLVPYFVEKSFNYIPVVEDRKLIGMISRADMIAALQQQLNRKL, from the coding sequence GTGAGTGTTATACAGCGAGAATGGTTACAGATTTTAAAGCCGAATTTTAAAGTTTTACCTTTAAAGGAACGATTACTTTGCGGTATTGGAGCGTTGTGTGGTTTAGCAATTTCTTCCTTAATTAGTTGGTATGTTCTGGGTGGAATTAATGCTTGGTACATTGCACCAATGGGTGCCTCATCTGTTCTATTGTTTGCTGTGCCGACTAGTCCCTTGGCTCAACCATGGAATGTGATTGTTGGTAATACCTTAGCTGGAATTATTGGTGTAGCCTGTGCGCAGTGGATTCCTGATTTAACTACAGCTTTTAGTGTCGCAGTAGGTTTTGCCATATTTTTAATGATGACCACCGACTCTTTACATCCGCCGAGTGGCGCAGTTGCGATTACAGCCGTACTGGGTGGAGCTGCGATTCATAAGTTAGGCTTTTATTTTGTTTTTTATCCAGTTTTACTCAATTCATTGCTTCTATTAGGTTTTGCCGTATTTTTTAACCGATTAATTGGGCGACACTATCCAGTTACTGCACATTTGAATGAGCGTAGCAAGGACCCAACGCCTACTCAAAAGGTATCGATTCAACCAAAAGATATTGAGTACGCATTAGAGCATCACACTGAACTTTTAGATATTAGCCAATACGACTTAGAAAAAATCATTTTAGAAGCGCAAGAGCATGCCAATGAGCGCATGGTCAATCAATATGTCTGTCAAGATATTATGAGTCGCGATGTGATTAAACTACATGAAGATGATGATATTCATCAGGCACTCGATAAGTTTAAACAAGTGAACCTAATGAGCCTGCCAGTAGTCAATGCAGAGAACCATTTGGTAGGCACTTTAGCGTTATATGAAGTCGTAGAATGGTTTAAGGGGGCAGCAGACCCAAGAAACTCTTGGCAGCACTACGTAAAACAAATTATGAGTCGTCGAGTGGTCACGGTGCTACCAACTCAACCTATTCAAGATCTTGTGCCGTACTTTGTTGAAAAGTCGTTTAACTATATTCCTGTGGTTGAAGATCGCAAACTTATAGGAATGATTAGCCGCGCAGATATGATTGCTGCGTTACAGCAACAGTTAAATCGAAAGCTATAA
- a CDS encoding PspC domain-containing protein: protein MASSGLYRSNRHSMIAGVMGGIAERFGWNVTLLRIIFVLISVMSAAFPGILVYLVLWLVIPKKQPEHIEGYRQSVRTVNEEQVR, encoded by the coding sequence ATGGCCAGTTCTGGTTTATATCGCTCGAACCGACACAGCATGATCGCCGGTGTAATGGGTGGTATTGCTGAACGTTTTGGTTGGAACGTAACTTTACTACGCATCATTTTTGTTTTGATTTCAGTTATGAGTGCTGCCTTTCCAGGAATTTTAGTTTATCTGGTTTTATGGTTAGTCATTCCGAAAAAACAGCCAGAACATATTGAAGGCTATCGACAATCCGTCCGAACAGTAAATGAAGAACAAGTACGTTAA
- the mmgC gene encoding acyl-CoA dehydrogenase C-terminal domain-containing protein, with amino-acid sequence MPAYKAPLHDIRFLMNEVLDYPAHYKTLSNGENADPDTVDMILEGAADYCENVLSPLNQSGDEEGCHFDNGEVTTPKGFKEAYDQFVMGGWQGLSYPEEFGGQGLPMSLNLIKSEMMGTANWSFTMYPGLSSGCMNTILQFGTDEQKQTYMPKLVEGTWSGTMCLTEPQCGTDLGQVKTKAEPQADGTYKITGTKIFISAGEHDLTENIIHIVLARLPDAPAGTRGISLFIVPKFIPTADNGVGERNTVTCGSIEHKMGIRASATAVLNFDNATGYLIGEVNKGLHAMFTFMNTARIGTAVQGIAHAELSFQGALPYAKDRMSMRALSGKKDPDKVADAIIHHADVRRMLLTQKAIAEGGRSMIYYAAQIADKMTDALARGDQAAYEDYDDKLGFYTPILKGFLTELGLEAANHGMQVYGGHGYIKEWGMEQIARDARIATLYEGTTGVQALDLIGRKVLLSSKGKVVREYTAEILKFCAAHARNKYLRRFAWDLTKLCAQWNTLTVRIMLAARKDRDIVSSASVDFLMFSGYVMMAYFWAQQAVVASEKLEAGNGQETAEFYKAKIKVADFYFDRLLPRAQGHAESMVTTSRTLTSLPVEHFSFDY; translated from the coding sequence ATGCCAGCATATAAAGCTCCGCTACACGATATCCGCTTCTTAATGAATGAAGTATTAGATTACCCTGCTCACTATAAAACTTTATCAAATGGTGAAAATGCAGATCCAGATACAGTTGATATGATTCTTGAAGGTGCGGCAGATTATTGTGAAAACGTATTGTCGCCACTTAACCAATCTGGTGATGAGGAAGGTTGCCATTTTGACAACGGCGAAGTAACTACTCCTAAAGGCTTTAAAGAAGCTTATGACCAATTTGTAATGGGCGGTTGGCAAGGTCTTTCTTATCCAGAAGAATTTGGTGGTCAAGGCCTTCCAATGTCTTTAAATCTGATTAAATCAGAGATGATGGGTACTGCAAACTGGTCATTTACCATGTATCCAGGTTTAAGTTCTGGTTGTATGAATACTATTTTGCAATTCGGTACTGATGAGCAAAAACAAACCTATATGCCTAAGCTGGTTGAAGGAACTTGGAGCGGCACAATGTGCTTAACCGAACCTCAATGTGGTACAGACTTAGGTCAGGTAAAAACTAAAGCTGAACCTCAAGCAGATGGTACTTATAAAATTACTGGTACGAAAATCTTCATTTCTGCCGGTGAACATGACCTAACTGAAAATATCATTCATATCGTACTTGCACGCCTTCCAGATGCACCGGCTGGTACCCGCGGTATCTCATTATTCATCGTACCAAAATTCATCCCTACAGCTGATAATGGTGTTGGTGAACGTAACACAGTTACTTGTGGTTCAATCGAACATAAAATGGGGATCCGTGCCTCTGCAACTGCGGTACTCAACTTTGATAATGCCACTGGTTATTTAATCGGTGAAGTTAACAAGGGCCTACATGCAATGTTTACCTTCATGAATACAGCACGTATCGGTACTGCTGTTCAAGGTATTGCACATGCTGAGCTATCTTTCCAAGGTGCATTACCATATGCCAAAGATCGTATGTCAATGCGTGCGCTTTCTGGTAAAAAAGATCCAGATAAAGTTGCTGATGCAATTATTCACCATGCAGATGTACGTCGTATGCTATTAACACAAAAAGCAATCGCTGAAGGCGGTCGCTCAATGATTTACTACGCTGCTCAAATCGCTGACAAAATGACAGATGCCTTAGCACGTGGTGACCAAGCTGCTTACGAAGACTATGATGATAAACTTGGTTTCTATACGCCGATTTTAAAAGGTTTCTTAACTGAACTTGGTTTAGAAGCTGCTAACCACGGTATGCAAGTTTACGGCGGCCATGGCTACATTAAAGAATGGGGTATGGAGCAAATTGCTCGTGATGCACGTATTGCGACTTTGTATGAAGGAACAACTGGCGTTCAAGCACTCGACTTGATCGGTCGTAAAGTGTTGTTAAGTTCAAAAGGTAAAGTGGTTCGTGAATACACTGCTGAAATCTTAAAATTCTGTGCTGCACATGCACGTAATAAGTATTTACGTCGTTTTGCTTGGGACTTAACTAAGCTTTGTGCTCAGTGGAATACTTTAACCGTTCGTATCATGCTTGCTGCACGTAAAGACCGCGACATCGTATCTTCTGCTTCTGTAGATTTCTTGATGTTCTCAGGCTACGTTATGATGGCTTATTTCTGGGCTCAACAAGCTGTGGTGGCTTCTGAGAAATTAGAAGCGGGTAATGGCCAAGAAACTGCTGAATTCTATAAAGCAAAAATCAAAGTTGCTGATTTCTACTTTGACCGTTTATTGCCACGTGCTCAAGGCCATGCAGAATCGATGGTGACTACATCTCGTACATTAACCTCATTACCAGTTGAACACTTTAGCTTTGACTACTAA